Part of the Bacteroidales bacterium genome is shown below.
CTGCGAACTGCCGACTGCCAACTATTTTCCCTCATTTTAAACCAAATCCATCTTTACTGTTACTTTTGCAACCGCTATGGCAAATTTTATCGAGATAAAGAACAAAAAGGCATCCTACCAGTACTTCCTCGTTGAAGAATATACTGCGGGTCTTATCCTTACCGGCACTGAGATTAAATCGGTGAGGGCGGGCAAGGCCAACATTGCCGATGCTTTCTGTATTTTCCAGGGCAACGAAATGTTCGTGAAGGAGATGCACATTGCCATTTACACGCAGGGAACCATTTACAACCATGAGCCAAAACGCGACCGCAAGCTGCTGCTCAACCGGCGCGAATTAAAGAAATTGCAGGGTAAGGTGAATGAGAAGGGATTTACCATCATTCCCACGCTGATGTTTGTAAACGAGAAAGGGCTGGCTAAACTGAAGATCGCGCTGGCCAAAGGAAAGCACTTTTACGACAAACGTGAAACCATCAAGAAAAAAGATGTTGCCAGAGACATTGAACGCTCGGAGTATTAACAAAACTTTTTATTCAATTTTTTCCAAACAATCAATCTTTGTATCGGTTTTGCGTTTATCAGAACAAAATCTAAAATTTAAATATTGAATTCTATGAAAAACCTGATTTTACTTTCAATCGCAGTCTTTTTCCTTATTATTCCCCAGCAAATCAAATCCCAGGAACCACCGAAGGTTAAATGGTATTCCATCGAAGAAGCGGTTGCGCTGAACAACAAAGCAAAAGACAAAGACAAAAAGAAATTTTTTATTGATGTTTACACCGACTGGTGCGGCTGGTGCAAAAAGATGGATGCCAATACTTTTACTGACCCGGTGATTGCCAAATACCTGAATGAGAATTTCTGGCCGGTGAAGTTTGATGCTGAGTCCTCAGCGCCGGTCACGATTAATGAGCAGACTTATGTAAATCCCAATCCGGGCACAAAACGATCTACCCATCAACTGGCCATATCACTGCTCAACAAAAGACTTTCCTATCCTTCGTTTGCATTTTTAGATCAGGAAGTTAAATTGATCACCGTGCTGCCAGGCTACAATACGCCCGACAAACTGGAACCGGTGCTCCATTTCATTGCCCAAGAGGCCTATAAAGACCAAACCTTCGACCAGTTCAAAGCTAATTTTAAGGGGAGTTATTAACGATTTTCTGTAAAATGCAACCGGAAAAAGTCAGCAGTCATCAGCCTGCAGACACCATACACAACAGTAGAAATAAGACATTAATTGTCTCTCCGTTAAAACAATAAAAATTATCATTTTTTTCTGACAGACTATTTTTTCCAACACAACAGAACGCTGCTGCAGATAATGGATCAGCAGGCATGAGCCTGCAAAAATAGACCAGCTTAGGCAGAAGCCAATGCTGATTTTATTCTGACCTTAATTAACTAATCTGAGAAAAAGGAACGATCACCAGGTACAATTACTGCTTTAACAGCTTTTTAATGGTTGTTCCCTCCTCATTGTGAAACCTCATAAAATACAATCCATCAGGATAGCCTGACAAATTTACAGAAAGATTACGGCTCATCTGATCAACAGTTTTCACTATCAATAGCTTCCCTGCAGCACTGAAAATTTCAACAGAATGAATGGGATGATCTGCCAAATCAATATTAACCAATCCATTGGTCGGGTTTGGATAAATTGAAATGTTATCCTGACTTTGCTCAAAAATATCAACGTATGGATTAAGTGTATACCAGACTGATAGTTCAGGGTGAAATTGTGGGTTGGTTTCGTCGCTGGAATAAAACTCCATATAGCGGTAAAATGATTCAACCTGTAAACACATTCTAAAACCAAATCCATTATCAGAATCATTGAGTAAATCTCTAACAAGCCTCGTTACCAAAATGTCTGGGTAATCCTGGTCACTCGTTGTTGAAAATGGAATGGCAACCCGGTTAGTATTTGTTATGGCAGGCTGATCATTCCAGGTAATTTCATCTTCCTGCCAGGGGGAGGTGATTCTTTGTATCCATGAGGCATTGGTTCCACTCAGGGTAGAATGGCCTCCAAATTGTGTACAGGCAAACAACGACATGGTAGCCTTAAGTACGTATGCATTTTCCGGGATTGACGAAAGGTCGAACTCAATAAAGCTACGATCAATAAATGGCTGGTTATCTATGGTTCCGGCATGGGCATGAAAAAACAGGGTGTTGCCCATATTCGTGTTTGGAAGCCTGGATTGCACCCTGGCATCTTTCCCGTAAGTTGCATCAGGCTTGAGAACGATACAGGTATCAACCAACAGGCCAGGATGATAAGTTATTGTTAATTTTGGGCGTAAATTTTCATTCGCGGCATCGCTTGAATAAAAAGTCATACTACGGTACTGCTCTTCAACCTGCAATCTTATCATCATGCCAAAACTATTGTCAGGATAAGCGATCATATCTTTGATCAGTTCAGTAACATTTATATCTGGATAATCCTGGTTGGATTCATTTGAGAAAGGGATTGTGACACGATTATCAACGGTTGTGCCTGGTTGGTTTGCCCAGGTGACTTCATCTTCCACCCAGGGGTTTACTATCCTTTCGAGCCAGCAGGCGTTGGTTCCTGTCAATGTTGAATGTCCGCCAAAAGTGGTATTCGCATATAAGGAAAGGGAAGCATCAAGTACAGTAGCATCTGTGGGAATGGAGGACAGATCGAATTCAATCAAACAACGATCGATAAACGATTCACCATGAATAGTTCCGGCATGACCATGAAAAAACAAACTGCTGCCCATATTGGTATTTGGCAGGGCATTCTGGATTCTTGCATCCTTGCCCTCTTCGGCGTTGGGTTGTAAAATAACTACTACCTGGGCATTGATGGAAACGGCAATTAAAGATGCAATAAACAGAAAGAGTCCAAATTTTGGTTTTAAACTTTTCATATCAGTATTTATTTGGATTTTGAAAAGTATTGAATATTTTTTGCCAAAGATAAGCATTATAAATTCACAAAACGAAAATTCTGCAAGAAAATCTCAGAATTTTCGATAGTATATTCGGGAAAAGTCAGCTATTGTTCCCAGTTCAAAACTACTTTTAAGGGGAGCTTTTAGTTGCATTTCTGAAAAACGCCAAATAAGATATTGACGGGTGCATACCAATTGACAGAACTTTGAAGTCACCCCGTGAATTACCCGAAAAAGATACCAAATTTGAAAGTTTGGTGGTCGCTTGAAATCATTCACGAGGTGACTATGCCTCGAAGCAGGCTGGAGCGTAAGCGAAACGCATGGAACTTCCATGGAGAATATTGAAGTTGATCTTAAAGAATGCTCTATTCTGCTCAGCTTATCTCGATATTCGGCTGTATGAGCAAATTGAGTGAATTCAGTTCGAGGGCAACCAAATTACCCATCCCGGGCTTATTCGGATGATAGCAACCGGTGTCGAGGGGAATATACCTTTTGTTGGGGTCGGAAAGTATGGTTTTTAAAAATTCGAGACTGACCGGCACATGCCCATGAATGACTGTCCGGTTACCAATTTTTTCGGGTTCGGGAGTAAAGGAACTTGTCCATAGCAGGGCATGTAAATCGTCGAAAGGATCTTTACGGTAGAAGTTGATTCCGGCATGCACAAGCACATACTGATCGAGTTCATAGAAATACTTCAGTCCACGAATCCATTCTACATATTTTTCAGGAATCTGATCTACGCGTTCGATCCCAAAACTCTTCAGTGTGGCGTAACCCCCACTGCGCATCCATTCCTCGAACAGTTTATTGCGTTCTTTGAAAAAGAAAAATTTTCTTTTCAAGTTTTGCTGGTTCTCGAGTGCAAGCAGTATATACTCCTCATGGTTTCCCCTTAAGGGGTAAATATTCAGTCCCTTCTCCTGCAAACCCATAATAAAATCAAGGACGCCCTTCGGATCAGGGCCACGATCGATGTAGTCGCCCAGCAAATAAATCTCATCTGTGCCCTGGGGCCTGATCTGGTTTTCGACAAGTGCCCGCAGCGTTTTTACACAACCATGCAGGTCGGGAATTACCCATCTTTTCATAGCAGGAGTTGATTTTGAGGGTTCAAATGTAAAATAAAAATGCAAGCCACGAAATTTTCCACGGCCTGCACCCGATCATTTTCTGTTTTAAAAATGAATATTTATTTCTTTTTCGCCTGATTGGCAACGGCTTCCATCAACTGCCTGATCACTTCAGGGTCGCCGATAAATTCATCCTTCAGCAGGTTGAGGTCATCATCAAAATCGAAAACGTAAGGAATTCCGGTTGGAATATTAAATTTAATGATTTCCTCTTCGCTCATCTTCTTTAAATACTTAACTACAGCACGGAGGCTGTTTCCGTGAGCCGATACCAGGATTTGACTTTGCTTCTGCAAAGCAGGTCTGATGCTGTTTTCCCAGTAAGGGATCATTCGTGCAATGGTCTCTTTGAGTGATTCTGTGGCAGGGATTTCATCAGGCGAAAGACCCCTGTAGCGTGGGTCGTGCTTCGGGTGGCGCGGATCCTCTTCGGGGATGGGCGCCGGGGGTACATCAAAACTTCGGCGCCACAGAAGCACCTGCTCTTCGCCATATTTCTCGGCAGTTTCGGCTTTATTCAGCCCCTGCAACATGCCGTAATGCTTCTCGTTGAGCCGCCAGCTTTTCTGCACAGGAATCCACATCTGATCCATCTGCTCCAGTGCCAGCCATAACGTCTTGATGGCGCGACGCTGATAGGAGGTAAATGCCATATCAAACTCAAAGCCTTTTTCCTTTAATGTTCTGCCGGCTTCTTTGGCTTCTTCCACCCCTTTTGCAGTCAGATCAACATCTGTCCACCCGGTGAACCGGTTTTCCTTATTCCACTGGCTTTCGCCATGCCGCAGCAATACTAATCTTTTCATACGTTGAAAAATTATTGATTATTGAACTGTTTTATCTTGATTCTCGATGGTAGCTTAACGTTTGCAACAGTTAAATATTGAAACGTATTGCCTGTGAGCAGAAAAAGTTTGGATCTCTGGAAAGGTTTGACAGGATCACTTCGCAAATTTCCCCACATAACTTCCGTAGTCAGTTTTTGCATTTAGCAGATAAATGCCATTCGGGAAATGATCCACATCAATTTTAATCTTTTCATTGATCACCGAATACGGCGTGGAGAAAACTTCTTTCCCGCTAACATCAATAATTGTGATCTCCTCAACCTGGCGATCCGGAATCATGAATTCGATGTAACCGCTTGCAGGGTTTGGGGATAGTTGTATCTCATGAGGGTCATTTTCGGTGATACCTAACGAAATGTGATCTAATTCAGCAATCAGCCACCTGTCGGGGTCAAATTTAACCGAATCAATTGAAAAGGCTGGGGCATCGAAAACAAATTGCTGCCCTGAAAAAGTATGATAACAAACCAGGTCCATGATCTGTCCTTGGCCATATAACCTGATTTGAACCGGCATATCAAAAAAATCTACTGAAGGATGGGATGTTTCCTGATGGATAGTTACCTGCAACTCATTGGATTGAACAAGGTTTAACATATCAATTCCATAAATCGGGTAACCTTCGCCGTAATACCATTTTTCGAAAAAAGAAGTCAGATCGCGGCCGCTGGCATTTTCGAAGTGGTTTTTCACATCCTCAAAAGTGGTGAAACGATAGACCAGTTGTGGGTCGTTTACATAGTTGCGAATGGCCGTGAAAAAGGCTTCATCGCCAATCATCCATCGCAGCATGTGCAGCAAATATGCGCCTTTGTGATAGGTGAGTCGTGAACTGAAAATCCTTGGAACCGATGTGGTGTCCTGCACATAAACAGATCCGTCCGGGGCGGCCAGAATTTTACCGAGTGTTACGTCCTTCCAGATTGGCCACCAGTATCCATCGTACATGTGCTCGAACGAAAGTCCGTTGGCGTAGGTCGCAAAACCTTCGTTGATCCAGATGTCGTGCCATGAAGCCAGGGTGATCATGTTACCAAACCATGAATGTGCCAGTTCGTGAGCGCGCAGGTCGTGACCCCATCCCGCCATAAAGCTCATTGTCTGGTGCTCCATGCCACCGCCGGTAATCGAGAACTGGGCGTGGCCGTAGAGTTCGTTCCTGAATGGATAAGGAGAAAACAATGTATCGAATAGCTGCATCATTTCGGGGGTGTTGACTACCATGTCAGCAATCATGGCGGAATCTTCAGGGTAAACATAGTTGACAATCGGAACCACACCTTCCGACAGGAAGGCTTGCTGGGTAAAGACAGCATAATTGGTCACAGCAAATGCCACCAGGTAGCTCACTATCGGGTAGCGATGGCCGAAATGATAAATCGTGTGATCACCGTCCGGGATTTCGGCTTTTAACAGACCATGGCTTACAGCTTTATATTGTGAAGGAGTTCTGATCACCACATCAACCGAATCAATCTTATCAGAAAGATTATTTTTTCCGGGCCACCAGTCTCTGGCGCCATAAGGTTCCGATAACGTCCATATGACGGGTACTCCGTTGTGTTCTGCCTGCTCAAAAGACCCAAAACCACTTTCGATGACAGGTTCACCCTGGTAGTAAATTGTTAATGAATCGATGCTGTTTGCCAGCACAGTTGAGTTCAGGTGGACAGAAAATTCAAAATCAGAGATGTAGTTCCATGTCAAGGGATTTGACCTGAAAATGATTGAGTCGATCATCATATTATCGTTCAGTTCCAGTATTATTGATGAAACATTTTCCAAAGCCCGGAAATAATTGGAAACATTTCCCATGATGTAGCGGACAGCCGGGTCAATCTCCCACTCAAAACGGGTGTAAGTCACATCAATATTCACTCCGGCACGGGATGGCTGTTGCCGGTTGAAATTTTTAAACTGCATGCTTCGGTTTCTGGCAATCAGTTCGGTATTGTCCTCAAAAATGTAGTTCTGAGAGAATAGTGGATCAATCGTAAACAAAACGATGAGCAGTAACAGGGATATTATCAGTTTTTTCATCTTAAAACAATTAGTCCGAAGAGTAAACAACCAAACCGGATATTTGTGCAAAATGAACTTGTCAGCAGCCGGTCATTCATTTTTTCTGACGGTCAAAATTAGGAAAATGAATGAAACACCGCCATTTTTTG
Proteins encoded:
- a CDS encoding DUF255 domain-containing protein — encoded protein: MKNLILLSIAVFFLIIPQQIKSQEPPKVKWYSIEEAVALNNKAKDKDKKKFFIDVYTDWCGWCKKMDANTFTDPVIAKYLNENFWPVKFDAESSAPVTINEQTYVNPNPGTKRSTHQLAISLLNKRLSYPSFAFLDQEVKLITVLPGYNTPDKLEPVLHFIAQEAYKDQTFDQFKANFKGSY
- a CDS encoding serine/threonine protein phosphatase, with the translated sequence MKRWVIPDLHGCVKTLRALVENQIRPQGTDEIYLLGDYIDRGPDPKGVLDFIMGLQEKGLNIYPLRGNHEEYILLALENQQNLKRKFFFFKERNKLFEEWMRSGGYATLKSFGIERVDQIPEKYVEWIRGLKYFYELDQYVLVHAGINFYRKDPFDDLHALLWTSSFTPEPEKIGNRTVIHGHVPVSLEFLKTILSDPNKRYIPLDTGCYHPNKPGMGNLVALELNSLNLLIQPNIEIS
- the smpB gene encoding SsrA-binding protein SmpB, with the protein product MANFIEIKNKKASYQYFLVEEYTAGLILTGTEIKSVRAGKANIADAFCIFQGNEMFVKEMHIAIYTQGTIYNHEPKRDRKLLLNRRELKKLQGKVNEKGFTIIPTLMFVNEKGLAKLKIALAKGKHFYDKRETIKKKDVARDIERSEY
- the gpmA gene encoding 2,3-diphosphoglycerate-dependent phosphoglycerate mutase, encoding MKRLVLLRHGESQWNKENRFTGWTDVDLTAKGVEEAKEAGRTLKEKGFEFDMAFTSYQRRAIKTLWLALEQMDQMWIPVQKSWRLNEKHYGMLQGLNKAETAEKYGEEQVLLWRRSFDVPPAPIPEEDPRHPKHDPRYRGLSPDEIPATESLKETIARMIPYWENSIRPALQKQSQILVSAHGNSLRAVVKYLKKMSEEEIIKFNIPTGIPYVFDFDDDLNLLKDEFIGDPEVIRQLMEAVANQAKKK
- a CDS encoding DNRLRE domain-containing protein, translating into MKSLKPKFGLFLFIASLIAVSINAQVVVILQPNAEEGKDARIQNALPNTNMGSSLFFHGHAGTIHGESFIDRCLIEFDLSSIPTDATVLDASLSLYANTTFGGHSTLTGTNACWLERIVNPWVEDEVTWANQPGTTVDNRVTIPFSNESNQDYPDINVTELIKDMIAYPDNSFGMMIRLQVEEQYRSMTFYSSDAANENLRPKLTITYHPGLLVDTCIVLKPDATYGKDARVQSRLPNTNMGNTLFFHAHAGTIDNQPFIDRSFIEFDLSSIPENAYVLKATMSLFACTQFGGHSTLSGTNASWIQRITSPWQEDEITWNDQPAITNTNRVAIPFSTTSDQDYPDILVTRLVRDLLNDSDNGFGFRMCLQVESFYRYMEFYSSDETNPQFHPELSVWYTLNPYVDIFEQSQDNISIYPNPTNGLVNIDLADHPIHSVEIFSAAGKLLIVKTVDQMSRNLSVNLSGYPDGLYFMRFHNEEGTTIKKLLKQ
- a CDS encoding T9SS type A sorting domain-containing protein produces the protein MKKLIISLLLLIVLFTIDPLFSQNYIFEDNTELIARNRSMQFKNFNRQQPSRAGVNIDVTYTRFEWEIDPAVRYIMGNVSNYFRALENVSSIILELNDNMMIDSIIFRSNPLTWNYISDFEFSVHLNSTVLANSIDSLTIYYQGEPVIESGFGSFEQAEHNGVPVIWTLSEPYGARDWWPGKNNLSDKIDSVDVVIRTPSQYKAVSHGLLKAEIPDGDHTIYHFGHRYPIVSYLVAFAVTNYAVFTQQAFLSEGVVPIVNYVYPEDSAMIADMVVNTPEMMQLFDTLFSPYPFRNELYGHAQFSITGGGMEHQTMSFMAGWGHDLRAHELAHSWFGNMITLASWHDIWINEGFATYANGLSFEHMYDGYWWPIWKDVTLGKILAAPDGSVYVQDTTSVPRIFSSRLTYHKGAYLLHMLRWMIGDEAFFTAIRNYVNDPQLVYRFTTFEDVKNHFENASGRDLTSFFEKWYYGEGYPIYGIDMLNLVQSNELQVTIHQETSHPSVDFFDMPVQIRLYGQGQIMDLVCYHTFSGQQFVFDAPAFSIDSVKFDPDRWLIAELDHISLGITENDPHEIQLSPNPASGYIEFMIPDRQVEEITIIDVSGKEVFSTPYSVINEKIKIDVDHFPNGIYLLNAKTDYGSYVGKFAK